The proteins below are encoded in one region of Paenacidovorax monticola:
- a CDS encoding cation diffusion facilitator family transporter — protein MPKPPDARTPSAPAWMTPGNLLRASVVVAGLTIVLKTLAWWVTDSVGLLSDALESFVNLAGAVFALTMVTVARRPADADHPYGHHKAEYFSSGFEGILIIGASAAILWASALRLLHPQPLEQLGWGLALSLVSTGFNGALAWVMFRSARTHRSVALEGDARHLLTDVWTSVGVVVGLLAAGATGWLWLDPLVAVGVALNILKEGVALVWQASQGLMDEAVEESILDVIQGVLQRHAQASGGAVRFDNLGSRRAGARSYVDLHMHVPAEWTLGRAAQARAAVESDLMDAVPGLRATIELLPVGAETVFEQSEAETQGN, from the coding sequence ATGCCCAAGCCCCCCGATGCCCGCACGCCCTCCGCACCCGCCTGGATGACGCCAGGCAACCTGCTGCGCGCCTCGGTCGTGGTGGCCGGGCTCACCATCGTGCTCAAGACCCTGGCCTGGTGGGTCACGGACTCGGTGGGCCTGCTGTCGGACGCGCTGGAGTCCTTCGTGAACCTCGCGGGCGCGGTGTTCGCGCTGACCATGGTCACGGTGGCCCGGCGCCCGGCCGATGCCGACCACCCCTATGGCCACCACAAGGCCGAGTACTTCTCTTCGGGTTTCGAGGGGATTCTCATCATCGGCGCCAGCGCCGCCATCCTGTGGGCGTCCGCGCTGCGGCTGCTGCACCCGCAGCCGCTGGAGCAGCTCGGCTGGGGGCTGGCGCTGTCGCTGGTCAGCACGGGCTTCAACGGCGCACTGGCCTGGGTCATGTTCCGCTCGGCGCGCACGCACCGCTCGGTCGCGCTGGAGGGCGATGCGCGCCACCTCCTGACCGACGTATGGACCTCGGTGGGCGTGGTCGTGGGCCTGCTCGCGGCGGGAGCCACGGGCTGGCTGTGGCTGGACCCGCTGGTGGCCGTCGGTGTGGCGCTGAACATCCTCAAGGAGGGCGTGGCCCTGGTGTGGCAGGCCTCGCAGGGGCTGATGGACGAGGCGGTCGAGGAGTCGATCCTCGACGTGATCCAGGGCGTGCTGCAGCGGCATGCCCAGGCCAGCGGCGGCGCCGTGCGCTTCGACAACCTGGGGTCGCGGCGCGCCGGCGCGCGCAGCTATGTGGACCTGCACATGCATGTGCCCGCCGAATGGACCCTGGGCCGTGCGGCCCAGGCGCGGGCCGCGGTGGAGTCCGATCTGATGGACGCCGTACCCGGCCTGCGCGCCACGATCGAACTGCTGCCCGTGGGCGCCGAGACCGTGTTCGAACAGTCAGAAGCAGAAACACAAGGGAATTGA
- the dtd gene encoding D-aminoacyl-tRNA deacylase, producing MISVLQRVREARVEVGGVTVGQIGPGLLALVCAERGDSEAEADKLLAKLLKLRVFSDEAGKMNRSVQDIAGGLLVVSQFTLAADTTGGNRPSFTQAATPDEGRRLYDYFVARARAAHSQVQTGQFAADMQVHLVNDGPVTIPLRIAPAMA from the coding sequence GTGATCAGTGTGTTGCAGCGTGTGCGCGAGGCGCGCGTGGAGGTCGGGGGCGTTACCGTCGGGCAGATTGGCCCGGGCCTGCTGGCCCTGGTGTGTGCCGAGCGCGGCGACAGCGAGGCCGAGGCCGACAAGCTGCTGGCCAAGCTGCTCAAGCTGCGCGTGTTCAGCGACGAGGCCGGCAAGATGAACCGCAGCGTGCAGGACATCGCGGGCGGGTTGCTCGTGGTGAGCCAGTTCACGCTGGCGGCGGACACCACGGGCGGCAACCGCCCGAGCTTCACCCAGGCGGCCACGCCCGACGAGGGGCGGCGCCTGTACGACTATTTCGTGGCCCGTGCGCGGGCCGCCCATTCGCAGGTGCAGACCGGCCAGTTCGCGGCCGACATGCAGGTGCATCTGGTCAACGATGGGCCGGTCACCATCCCGTTGCGCATTGCTCCGGCCATGGCTTGA
- a CDS encoding universal stress protein, translating to MYEKILVPVDGSPTSLRGLHEAIQVARLSGGRLKLLHVVDEMSFMTGLEAGVAMTTEILQLLREGGEKVVSDALAEVRAAGLDADTELFESYAGRVSDLVIAKAQEWGARLIVLGTHGRRGVGRMLLGSDAEQIVRLSPVPVLLVRGSA from the coding sequence ATGTACGAGAAAATTCTGGTACCCGTGGACGGCAGCCCCACATCGCTGCGGGGGCTGCACGAGGCCATTCAGGTCGCCCGGCTCAGTGGCGGGCGGCTCAAGCTGCTGCATGTGGTGGACGAGATGTCGTTCATGACCGGCCTGGAGGCAGGCGTGGCGATGACCACGGAGATCCTGCAGCTGCTGCGCGAAGGCGGCGAGAAGGTCGTCAGCGATGCGCTGGCTGAGGTGCGCGCCGCAGGGCTCGATGCGGACACCGAGCTGTTTGAAAGCTATGCGGGCCGCGTGAGCGATCTGGTCATCGCCAAGGCGCAGGAATGGGGCGCCCGGCTCATCGTCCTGGGCACGCACGGCCGGCGTGGCGTGGGCCGCATGCTGCTGGGCAGCGATGCCGAGCAGATCGTGCGGCTGTCGCCCGTGCCGGTGCTGCTCGTGCGCGGCAGCGCCTGA
- a CDS encoding sulfite exporter TauE/SafE family protein, which produces MLDIALLLTAAFVAGALNAVAGGGSFLTLPALVFTGVPPVVANATGTVALLPGYMAGAWGFREDMQAPPGLSMRSVVALSLAGGAGGAALLLVTPDATFRKVVPWLLLAATALFAFGPQLRQWTSRAAGAPGHAAASPFKAGLGMLAVAVYGGYFNGGLGILLLALFGLLGQTQLNAMNGMKNLVSALLTAIAVAIYAGGGVVQWPQALMMMVAATLGGYGGARVARRIPAPWLRGGIVATGLVMAALFFWRQ; this is translated from the coding sequence ATGCTGGACATCGCCCTGCTCCTCACCGCCGCCTTCGTGGCCGGCGCCCTCAATGCCGTCGCCGGAGGCGGCAGCTTCCTGACCCTGCCCGCGCTCGTGTTCACGGGCGTTCCGCCCGTGGTGGCCAACGCCACGGGCACGGTGGCGCTGCTGCCGGGCTACATGGCCGGAGCCTGGGGCTTTCGCGAGGACATGCAGGCGCCGCCGGGCCTGTCGATGCGCAGCGTGGTGGCGCTCTCGCTCGCGGGGGGGGCTGGCGGCGCGGCGCTGCTGCTGGTCACGCCCGACGCCACCTTCCGCAAGGTCGTGCCCTGGCTGCTGCTGGCGGCCACGGCCCTGTTCGCTTTCGGCCCGCAGCTGCGCCAGTGGACGTCCCGCGCGGCGGGCGCACCGGGCCACGCCGCCGCGTCGCCCTTCAAGGCGGGCCTGGGCATGCTGGCCGTGGCCGTCTACGGCGGCTATTTCAACGGCGGCCTGGGCATCCTGCTGCTGGCGCTGTTCGGCCTGCTGGGGCAGACCCAGCTCAACGCCATGAACGGCATGAAGAACCTGGTGTCGGCCCTGCTCACGGCCATCGCCGTGGCCATCTACGCGGGCGGCGGCGTGGTGCAGTGGCCGCAGGCGCTCATGATGATGGTGGCCGCCACGCTGGGCGGCTACGGCGGCGCGCGCGTGGCGCGGCGCATTCCCGCACCCTGGCTGCGCGGCGGCATTGTGGCCACGGGGCTGGTAATGGCCGCGCTGTTCTTCTGGCGGCAGTAG
- the ybeY gene encoding rRNA maturation RNase YbeY, protein MPLNQLTLSLQFARFDHVAGHRAVLPRHKVARWIRHALAVDAEITVRIVDAEEGQRLNREFRHKDYATNVLTFDYQQDPTAVADLVLCAPVVEREAREQNKTLEEHYAHLLVHGTLHAQGWDHETSEQDAEEMESYETAIMEELGFADPYAR, encoded by the coding sequence ATGCCCCTGAACCAACTCACCCTCTCGCTGCAGTTCGCCCGCTTCGACCACGTGGCCGGGCACCGTGCCGTGCTGCCGCGCCACAAGGTCGCGCGCTGGATCCGCCATGCGCTGGCCGTGGATGCCGAGATCACCGTGCGCATCGTCGACGCCGAAGAAGGCCAGCGCCTGAACCGCGAGTTCCGCCACAAGGACTACGCAACCAACGTGCTCACCTTCGACTACCAGCAGGACCCCACGGCGGTGGCCGACCTCGTGCTGTGCGCCCCCGTGGTCGAGCGCGAGGCGCGCGAACAGAACAAGACGCTGGAAGAGCACTATGCCCACCTGCTCGTGCACGGCACGCTGCATGCCCAGGGCTGGGACCATGAAACCAGCGAGCAGGACGCCGAGGAAATGGAGTCCTATGAGACCGCGATCATGGAAGAGCTCGGCTTCGCGGACCCCTACGCCCGGTAA
- a CDS encoding PhoH family protein — protein sequence MILRHTFTPHNNLRLSHLCGPADVHLRTIEAALQVSIAHRHEQFKVDGPKARATQAMELLQALYEMAERPIREEQLQLMLASDSAMAEAEDGSVVLHTRRTDLRARTPTQSVYLGNIATHDITFGIGPAGTGKTYLAVACAVDALERSSVQRIVLTRPAVEAGERLGFLPGDLTQKVDPYLRPLYDALYDLMGYDRVQKAFERNALEIAPLAFMRGRTLNNAFVILDEAQNTTPEQMKMFLTRIGFGAKAVVTGDVSQIDLPKGSMSGLIDAERVLKRVKGIAVTRFTSADVVRHPLVARIVDAYDAQRSPGSRARSAE from the coding sequence GTGATCCTGCGCCACACTTTCACCCCCCACAACAATCTGCGCCTGTCGCACCTGTGCGGCCCCGCCGACGTGCACCTGCGCACCATCGAGGCGGCACTGCAGGTCTCCATCGCGCACCGGCACGAGCAATTCAAGGTCGACGGCCCCAAGGCCCGGGCCACCCAGGCCATGGAACTGCTGCAGGCCCTGTACGAAATGGCCGAGCGTCCCATCCGCGAGGAGCAGCTGCAGCTCATGCTGGCCAGCGACAGCGCCATGGCCGAGGCCGAGGACGGCTCCGTCGTGCTGCACACGCGCCGCACCGACCTGCGCGCGCGCACGCCCACGCAGAGCGTGTACCTCGGCAACATCGCCACGCACGACATCACCTTCGGCATCGGCCCCGCGGGCACGGGCAAAACCTACCTGGCCGTGGCCTGCGCGGTGGACGCGCTCGAGCGCAGCAGCGTGCAGCGCATCGTGCTCACGCGCCCGGCCGTGGAGGCCGGCGAACGCCTGGGCTTCCTGCCCGGCGACCTCACGCAGAAGGTGGACCCCTACCTGCGCCCGCTGTACGACGCGCTCTACGACCTCATGGGCTACGACCGCGTGCAGAAGGCGTTCGAGCGCAATGCGCTGGAGATCGCGCCGCTCGCGTTCATGCGCGGGCGCACGCTCAACAACGCTTTCGTGATCCTCGACGAGGCGCAGAACACCACGCCCGAGCAGATGAAGATGTTCCTCACCCGCATCGGCTTCGGCGCCAAGGCCGTGGTGACGGGCGACGTGAGCCAGATCGACCTGCCCAAGGGCTCGATGAGCGGCCTGATCGACGCCGAACGCGTGCTCAAGCGCGTCAAGGGCATCGCCGTCACGCGCTTCACGAGCGCGGACGTGGTGCGCCACCCGCTCGTGGCGCGCATCGTGGATGCCTACGACGCCCAGCGCTCCCCCGGTTCGCGCGCGCGCAGCGCCGAGTGA
- a CDS encoding trypsin-like serine peptidase, giving the protein MDAKQTARLTWWITATAAAAMLAACGGGGGGSPSETPAPAPAPAPTPAPAPAPQPLPVERIEPYDPGDVAAKTATVAPRALASGQSVARVVMGPVASGALPAPSAALGATEPQIGVAREVPGVATVSELSSLLRWADTGRGTRVAALSVTAQGAKGVRLGVLVRGLPEGAVLRFYAQAGGAVVEVPAQDVLSSVARNLRANTPDEAAHTYWSPDFGGPETTMEVEIPATAAISGVRLAVPRLSHYVLAPDEAEAQGFSKVGEAGSCEVDVMCKPEYLSQSRSVARMIYVREGKSYLCSGTLLNDIRSSGTPYFLSAHHCISTQAEASSLITDWFYRSTACNTGTVNAGAQRRTGGATLLYATATTDTSFMRLNEAPPPGIVYAGSYFGSLAPGLSVAGVHHPKGDLQKFSQGVLLRFSTCSGETCYASNAENGTFLTLGWQQGVTEGGSSGSGLFYTIGEKRYVVGQLFGGASSCQNPAGVDQYGRFDSAYRNSIKQWLNP; this is encoded by the coding sequence ATGGATGCGAAGCAAACTGCGCGGCTGACCTGGTGGATCACCGCCACGGCCGCTGCCGCGATGCTGGCGGCTTGTGGGGGCGGTGGCGGCGGAAGTCCGTCCGAGACCCCGGCCCCCGCTCCGGCCCCGGCTCCCACCCCCGCGCCTGCGCCGGCGCCGCAGCCCTTGCCGGTCGAGCGCATCGAGCCCTACGACCCCGGCGACGTGGCCGCCAAGACTGCCACCGTGGCGCCGCGCGCGCTGGCCTCGGGCCAGTCGGTGGCGCGGGTGGTGATGGGCCCTGTCGCGAGCGGGGCCCTGCCTGCGCCATCGGCGGCACTCGGTGCCACCGAGCCCCAGATCGGCGTGGCACGCGAGGTGCCGGGCGTGGCCACCGTGTCCGAGCTGTCGTCGCTGCTGCGCTGGGCCGACACGGGCCGCGGCACGCGCGTGGCGGCGCTGAGCGTCACGGCGCAGGGCGCCAAGGGCGTACGCCTGGGCGTGCTCGTGCGGGGGCTGCCCGAAGGCGCCGTGCTGCGCTTCTATGCGCAGGCAGGAGGGGCCGTGGTCGAGGTGCCCGCGCAGGATGTGCTGAGCTCCGTCGCGCGCAACCTGCGGGCGAACACGCCCGACGAGGCGGCCCATACCTACTGGAGCCCCGATTTCGGCGGCCCCGAAACCACCATGGAAGTGGAGATCCCGGCCACGGCGGCCATTTCGGGCGTGCGGCTGGCCGTGCCGCGCCTGTCGCACTACGTGCTGGCGCCCGACGAGGCCGAGGCCCAGGGCTTCTCCAAGGTGGGCGAGGCGGGCAGCTGCGAGGTCGACGTGATGTGCAAGCCTGAGTATCTGAGCCAGAGCCGCTCCGTCGCCCGCATGATCTATGTGCGCGAAGGCAAGAGCTACCTGTGCTCGGGCACGCTGCTCAACGACATCCGTTCCAGCGGCACGCCGTACTTCCTGAGCGCCCACCACTGCATCTCCACGCAGGCCGAGGCCTCGTCGCTGATCACGGACTGGTTCTACCGGTCCACGGCATGCAACACCGGCACGGTGAATGCCGGGGCCCAGCGCCGCACGGGCGGCGCCACGCTGCTGTACGCGACCGCCACGACCGACACCTCGTTCATGCGCCTCAACGAGGCACCGCCCCCAGGCATCGTCTATGCGGGCTCGTACTTCGGTTCGCTGGCTCCTGGACTCTCGGTGGCGGGTGTGCACCATCCCAAGGGCGATCTGCAGAAATTCAGCCAGGGCGTTCTTCTGCGCTTCAGCACCTGCTCGGGCGAGACCTGCTATGCGAGCAATGCCGAGAACGGCACCTTCCTCACCCTGGGCTGGCAGCAGGGCGTGACGGAAGGGGGCAGCAGCGGCTCGGGCCTGTTCTACACCATCGGCGAGAAGCGCTACGTGGTGGGCCAGCTGTTCGGCGGCGCATCGAGCTGCCAGAACCCGGCCGGGGTGGACCAGTACGGCCGCTTCGACAGCGCCTACCGCAACTCCATCAAGCAATGGCTCAACCCCTGA
- the ruvB gene encoding Holliday junction branch migration DNA helicase RuvB: MSIQTDDFAPAPTKRVVSAAPASPQEEALERALRPKLLQEYVGQAKAREQLEIFIGAAKKRSEALDHVLLFGPPGLGKTTLSHIIAAELGVNLRQTSGPVLEKPKDLAALLTNLERNDVLFIDEIHRLSPVVEEILYPALEDYQIDIMIGEGPAARSIKLDLQPFTLVGATTRAGMLTNPLRDRFGIVARLEFYTPEELARIVMRSAGLLGAPIDAEGGYEIARRSRGTPRIANRLLRRVRDYADVKGNGRITLDMANRALTLLDVDPQGFDVMDRKLLEAVIHRFDGGPVGLDNIAASIGEESGTIEDVIEPYLIQQGYLQRTPRGRVATLAAYRHLGVAAPQQREAGLF, translated from the coding sequence ATGAGCATCCAGACCGACGACTTCGCCCCCGCGCCCACGAAGCGCGTGGTGTCCGCCGCCCCCGCGTCTCCGCAGGAGGAGGCGCTGGAGCGCGCGCTGCGCCCCAAGCTGCTGCAGGAATACGTGGGCCAGGCCAAGGCGCGAGAGCAGCTCGAAATCTTCATCGGCGCGGCGAAGAAGCGCTCCGAGGCGCTGGACCATGTGCTGCTGTTCGGCCCGCCGGGCCTGGGCAAGACCACGCTCAGCCACATCATCGCGGCCGAGCTCGGCGTGAACCTGCGCCAGACCAGCGGCCCCGTGCTCGAAAAGCCCAAGGACCTCGCGGCCCTGCTCACCAACCTCGAGCGCAACGATGTGCTCTTCATCGACGAGATCCACCGCCTCTCCCCGGTGGTCGAGGAAATCCTCTACCCCGCGCTCGAGGACTACCAGATCGACATCATGATCGGCGAGGGGCCCGCCGCGCGCAGCATCAAGCTCGACCTGCAGCCCTTTACCCTGGTGGGCGCCACCACGCGCGCGGGCATGCTCACCAACCCGCTGCGCGACCGCTTCGGCATCGTCGCGCGGCTGGAGTTCTACACGCCCGAGGAACTGGCGCGCATCGTCATGCGCAGCGCGGGGCTGCTGGGCGCGCCCATCGATGCAGAGGGCGGCTACGAGATCGCGCGCCGCTCGCGCGGCACGCCGCGCATCGCCAACCGCCTGCTGCGCCGCGTGCGCGACTATGCCGACGTGAAAGGCAACGGCCGCATCACGCTCGACATGGCCAACCGCGCACTCACGCTGCTCGACGTGGATCCGCAGGGCTTCGACGTGATGGACCGCAAGCTGCTCGAGGCGGTGATCCACCGCTTCGACGGCGGCCCCGTGGGGCTGGACAACATCGCCGCCAGCATCGGCGAGGAGTCCGGCACCATCGAGGACGTGATCGAGCCCTACCTCATCCAGCAGGGCTACCTGCAGCGCACGCCGCGCGGCCGCGTGGCGACGCTGGCGGCCTACCGGCACCTGGGCGTGGCCGCGCCGCAGCAGCGCGAGGCCGGCCTCTTCTAG
- a CDS encoding lysoplasmalogenase family protein: MSPSQIIVLATPVFLLLIALEFAVGWARGRNTYRLADAVSSISLGMLSQTSAVFTALLRIGLYTLLFEHAALWRNDAFWTSPAGWLLALLAYDFCYYWNHRLGHEVGVLWAAHVVHHQSQDYNLSTALRQPSSYALLSWLFYVPMALAGVPPLVFVVVGLIDLLYQFWVHTEQVGRLGWFDRWFCSPSNHRVHHAVNDCYLDKNYGGILIVWDRLFGTFEDEDARERCVYGTRGLLNSWDPLWANAQVYAGLAHDSWHARRWADKLRVWLKPPGWRPADVAERFPKPAFDIAQMPLFDPPMAPVLRWFAGVHFALLIAGVSAFLWQADSAPLATNAIWFAVLLACQWALGAAMQGRIGLLAALMVESAALATATSALGFTQWHWLFKPLTMAIAIVWVAASARPQVASGLSDAKDRAWLLAALACSLAGDAFLMFEDWFIPGLVAFLLAHLAYIALFRRGQPWFARRGALLATLAIGGAMYTFLWQGGLPAALRGPVAAYVLVIALMAAQAWGRTSVLREPAALQVAVGTGFFMLSDALLATSRFVQPLPLAQLWVLATYYVAQWLIVEGMLRPRR; encoded by the coding sequence ATGAGCCCCAGCCAGATCATCGTCCTCGCCACCCCCGTCTTCCTGCTGCTCATCGCGCTGGAATTTGCCGTGGGATGGGCGCGCGGGCGCAACACCTACCGCCTGGCCGATGCCGTGAGCAGCATCAGCCTGGGCATGCTGAGCCAGACCAGCGCCGTGTTCACCGCGCTGTTGCGCATCGGCCTTTACACGCTGCTGTTCGAGCACGCCGCGCTGTGGCGCAACGATGCGTTCTGGACCAGCCCGGCGGGCTGGCTGCTGGCGCTGCTGGCCTACGACTTCTGCTACTACTGGAACCACCGCCTGGGCCATGAGGTGGGCGTGCTGTGGGCTGCGCATGTGGTGCACCACCAGAGCCAGGACTACAACCTCTCCACCGCGCTGCGCCAGCCCAGTTCGTACGCGCTGCTGAGCTGGCTGTTCTACGTGCCCATGGCGCTCGCGGGCGTGCCGCCGCTCGTGTTCGTGGTGGTGGGGCTGATCGACCTGCTCTACCAGTTCTGGGTGCACACCGAGCAGGTGGGGCGCCTGGGCTGGTTCGACCGCTGGTTCTGCAGCCCCAGCAACCACCGTGTGCACCATGCGGTGAACGACTGCTACCTCGACAAGAACTACGGCGGCATCCTCATCGTGTGGGACCGCCTCTTCGGCACCTTCGAGGACGAGGATGCGCGCGAACGCTGCGTGTACGGCACGCGCGGGCTGCTGAACAGCTGGGACCCGCTGTGGGCCAACGCCCAGGTCTATGCGGGCCTGGCGCACGACAGCTGGCATGCCCGGCGCTGGGCCGACAAGCTGCGCGTGTGGCTCAAGCCCCCCGGATGGCGCCCGGCCGACGTGGCCGAGCGCTTTCCCAAGCCCGCGTTCGACATCGCGCAGATGCCGCTGTTCGATCCCCCCATGGCGCCCGTGCTGCGGTGGTTCGCCGGGGTGCATTTCGCGCTGCTGATCGCGGGGGTGTCGGCCTTTCTGTGGCAGGCGGACAGCGCGCCGCTGGCCACCAATGCCATCTGGTTCGCCGTGCTGCTGGCCTGCCAGTGGGCCCTGGGCGCGGCGATGCAGGGGCGCATCGGCCTGCTGGCGGCACTCATGGTCGAGTCAGCGGCGCTGGCTACGGCCACCAGCGCGCTGGGGTTCACGCAGTGGCACTGGCTGTTCAAGCCGCTGACGATGGCGATTGCTATCGTTTGGGTAGCTGCCAGCGCCCGCCCTCAAGTCGCCTCCGGGCTTTCTGATGCAAAAGATCGCGCCTGGCTGCTGGCCGCGCTGGCGTGCTCGCTCGCGGGCGATGCCTTTCTCATGTTCGAGGACTGGTTCATTCCCGGCCTGGTGGCCTTTCTGCTGGCGCACCTGGCCTACATCGCGCTGTTCCGGCGCGGCCAGCCCTGGTTCGCCCGCCGCGGCGCGCTGCTGGCCACGCTGGCCATTGGCGGCGCCATGTACACCTTTCTGTGGCAAGGCGGGCTGCCCGCCGCGCTGCGCGGCCCGGTGGCGGCCTATGTGCTCGTGATCGCGCTCATGGCCGCGCAGGCCTGGGGCCGTACCTCGGTACTGCGGGAGCCTGCCGCGCTGCAGGTGGCCGTGGGTACGGGCTTTTTCATGCTCAGTGATGCGCTGCTGGCCACCAGCCGCTTCGTGCAGCCGCTGCCGCTCGCGCAGCTCTGGGTGCTGGCCACCTACTACGTGGCGCAGTGGCTGATCGTGGAGGGCATGCTGCGCCCCCGGCGCTGA
- a CDS encoding DSD1 family PLP-dependent enzyme: MKSSPEAPQGCIGQRVDLIDTPSLVIDLDAMERNIARMADFARKHQVRWRPHAKLHKSAEIALQLEKAGARGHCVQKVAEAEALAAGGVVNLYISNEVLAATKLLRVARLAAQLAARGGRLALAVDSEEGIARLAEAMAVAGSDAGIDVFVEIDVGQGRCGVPPGPEAVVLAHAVARHARLRFAGLQAYHGRAQHLRGAAERRDAIAEVVRSAAHTRALIEAAGLPVPLVTGSGTGTLVHEAASGVYGELQAGSFLFMDADYARNERDPAQPAFEHALFVKTQVISARATHAVCDAGHKSHAIDSGLPLVHGLPPERALRYANGGDEHGILHPDGPKARLPALGRMLWLVPGHCDPTVNLYDHMIGVRGGLAHGVVERIIRVDARGALT, translated from the coding sequence ATGAAATCTTCACCTGAGGCCCCGCAGGGCTGCATCGGCCAGCGGGTCGACCTCATCGACACCCCGTCGCTCGTCATCGACCTGGACGCCATGGAGCGCAACATCGCGCGCATGGCCGACTTCGCGCGCAAGCACCAGGTGCGCTGGCGCCCCCACGCCAAGCTGCACAAGAGCGCCGAGATCGCCCTGCAACTGGAGAAAGCCGGCGCGCGCGGCCACTGCGTGCAAAAGGTGGCCGAAGCCGAAGCGCTGGCCGCCGGCGGCGTCGTCAACCTCTACATCAGCAACGAGGTGCTGGCCGCCACCAAGCTGCTGCGTGTGGCACGCCTGGCGGCCCAGCTCGCGGCGCGCGGCGGGCGCCTGGCCCTGGCCGTGGACAGCGAGGAAGGCATCGCCCGCCTGGCCGAGGCCATGGCCGTGGCGGGCAGCGACGCAGGCATCGACGTGTTCGTGGAGATCGACGTGGGCCAGGGCCGCTGCGGCGTGCCCCCCGGCCCCGAGGCCGTGGTGCTGGCCCACGCCGTGGCCCGCCACGCGCGCCTGCGCTTCGCGGGCCTGCAGGCCTACCACGGCCGCGCCCAGCACCTGCGCGGCGCCGCCGAGCGGCGCGACGCCATCGCCGAGGTGGTGCGCAGCGCCGCCCACACCCGCGCCCTCATCGAAGCGGCGGGCCTGCCCGTGCCCCTGGTCACGGGCTCCGGCACGGGCACCCTGGTGCACGAGGCCGCGAGCGGCGTGTACGGCGAACTGCAGGCCGGCTCCTTCCTGTTCATGGACGCCGACTACGCGCGCAACGAGCGCGACCCCGCCCAGCCCGCGTTCGAGCACGCGCTGTTCGTCAAGACCCAGGTCATCTCGGCCCGTGCCACCCACGCGGTCTGCGACGCGGGCCACAAGAGCCACGCCATCGACTCGGGCCTGCCCCTGGTCCACGGCCTGCCCCCCGAGCGCGCGCTGCGCTACGCCAATGGCGGCGACGAGCACGGCATCCTCCACCCCGACGGCCCCAAGGCCCGCCTGCCCGCACTGGGCCGCATGCTGTGGCTCGTGCCCGGCCACTGCGACCCCACGGTGAACCTCTACGACCACATGATCGGCGTGCGCGGCGGCCTCGCGCACGGCGTGGTGGAGCGCATCATCCGCGTGGATGCGCGCGGGGCGCTCACATAG
- a CDS encoding histidine phosphatase family protein — protein sequence MQATRIIAVRHGETAWNVDTRIQGHLDIPLNDTGLWQARQLARALADEPITAIYTSDLLRALSTAQAVADATGAPLATDTGLRERSFGHFQGRTFAEIEAELPEQARRWRQRDPDYAPEGGESLVTLRERVTRTAHRLAAQHPGGQVLLVAHGGVLDVLYRAATGQEIQAPRTWQLTNAAINRLLWTEGGLTLVGWADTQHLDNASRDEIFT from the coding sequence ATGCAAGCCACCCGCATCATCGCCGTGCGCCATGGCGAGACCGCCTGGAACGTAGACACCCGCATCCAGGGCCACCTGGACATCCCGCTCAACGACACCGGCCTCTGGCAGGCACGCCAGCTCGCACGCGCCCTGGCCGACGAGCCCATCACCGCCATCTACACCAGCGACCTGCTGCGCGCCCTCAGCACCGCGCAGGCCGTGGCCGATGCTACCGGAGCGCCGCTGGCCACCGACACCGGCCTGCGCGAGCGCAGCTTCGGCCACTTCCAGGGCCGCACCTTCGCCGAGATCGAGGCCGAGCTGCCCGAGCAGGCCCGCCGCTGGCGCCAGCGCGACCCCGACTATGCGCCCGAAGGCGGCGAATCGCTCGTCACGCTGCGCGAGCGCGTCACGCGCACCGCGCACCGCCTGGCGGCGCAGCACCCGGGCGGGCAGGTCCTGCTGGTGGCCCATGGCGGCGTGCTCGACGTGCTGTACCGAGCCGCCACCGGCCAGGAGATCCAGGCGCCGCGCACCTGGCAGCTCACCAACGCCGCCATCAACCGCCTGCTCTGGACCGAAGGCGGCCTGACCCTCGTGGGCTGGGCCGACACCCAGCACCTGGACAACGCCAGCCGCGATGAAATCTTCACCTGA